In Cryptomeria japonica chromosome 10, Sugi_1.0, whole genome shotgun sequence, a genomic segment contains:
- the LOC131065018 gene encoding laccase-3-like: MNNVSFVLPHIAILQAYYFGINGVFTTDFPSNPPIVFNYTSDNIPRSLWSPITGTKVKVLNYNAIVQVVFQAMNIFQPDDHPMHIHGYDFYVVGEGFGNYNARTYPLTFNLVDPPERNTVGVPVSGWIAIRFKADNPGVWFVHCHFDDHLTWGLNMAFVVKNGHGHLASLEQPPSKLPRC, encoded by the exons ATGAACAATGTATCTTTTGTCCTGCCACATATAGCCATACTTCAAGCTTATTATTTTGGTATTAATGGTGTCTTTACCACTGATTTTCCTTCAAACCCACCAATTGTGTTTAATTATACAAGTGACAATATACCCAGAAGTCTTTGGTCACCAATCACTGGAACAAAAGTTAAAGTGCTAAATTATAATGCTATAGTTCAGGTGGTGTTCCAAGCAATGAATATCTTCCAGCCTGATGACCATCCAATGCATATTCATGGTTATGATTTTTATGTTGTGGGAGAGGGATTTGGTAACTACAATGCTCGAACATATCCTCTCACATTCAATTTGGTTGATCCACCAGAACGAAATACTGTGGGAGTTCCTGTTAGTGGGTGGATTGCTATCAGATTCAAAGCTGACAATCCAG GTGTTTGGTTTGTGCACTGTCATTTTGATGATCATCTAACTTGGGGGTTGAATATGGCATTCGTGGTGAAGAATGGCCATGGTCATTTGGCAAGCTTGGAGCAGCCTCCTTCTAAACTCCCGAGATGCTAG